In Rhodospirillum rubrum ATCC 11170, a genomic segment contains:
- a CDS encoding rod-binding protein: protein MADTSSLSSSGTDALTQASAARTRNLAMLRAKTPAEAKESAQEFESFFLGQMLQPMFSSIETAAPFGGGHAEEMWRSMMVDEYGKMIARNGGVGIADAVMRVMLANQEA, encoded by the coding sequence ATGGCTGACACGTCTTCGCTTTCGTCCAGCGGCACCGATGCCCTGACCCAGGCCAGCGCGGCGCGCACCCGGAATCTGGCGATGCTGCGCGCTAAGACCCCGGCCGAGGCCAAGGAGAGCGCCCAGGAGTTCGAGTCCTTTTTCCTGGGTCAGATGCTTCAACCGATGTTCTCGTCGATCGAGACCGCGGCGCCCTTCGGCGGCGGCCATGCCGAGGAGATGTGGCGGTCGATGATGGTTGACGAATACGGAAAAATGATCGCCCGCAATGGCGGAGTCGGCATCGCCGATGCCGTGATGCGGGTCATGCTTGCCAATCAGGAGGCTTGA
- a CDS encoding flagellar protein FlgN, protein MSVSDTTSRRASPFARGPAAAPTVAAPVQAATPVSPAPAPAPASGRSSPFSTRGAAQPTPPQSAATPAAMTAAPLAQAAVPLRAAGRPVRGEKPAARSSEKVTLAHRRAQPSPHAIVPTSLPGPVEPKVAALLGAIGQLVAVLNEENDALDRHDGAAVRALMGAKTAKTRYYQEQMLGIHANPRLLLDLTEEQRDVMRIAGKTLDTLARENGQRLQANIEATNRFLKAVVTAVHEREKERATCYTPEGAVEGDPTQAYRKAVTFNETL, encoded by the coding sequence ATGAGCGTATCCGACACCACGTCCCGCAGGGCGTCGCCTTTCGCCCGTGGTCCCGCCGCTGCGCCGACCGTCGCCGCCCCGGTGCAGGCCGCCACGCCCGTGTCCCCCGCCCCGGCGCCCGCGCCGGCTTCGGGCCGTAGTTCACCCTTTTCGACACGGGGCGCCGCCCAGCCAACCCCTCCCCAGTCGGCCGCCACCCCGGCGGCGATGACCGCCGCCCCGCTCGCCCAGGCCGCGGTGCCCCTGCGCGCCGCCGGTCGGCCGGTCCGTGGCGAAAAGCCCGCCGCCCGGTCGTCCGAGAAGGTCACCCTGGCCCACCGCCGGGCCCAGCCGAGTCCCCATGCCATCGTTCCGACCTCGTTGCCCGGCCCGGTGGAGCCCAAGGTCGCCGCCCTGCTTGGCGCCATCGGCCAGTTGGTCGCGGTTCTGAACGAGGAAAACGACGCCCTCGATCGCCATGACGGCGCCGCCGTTCGCGCCCTGATGGGCGCCAAAACGGCCAAGACCCGCTATTACCAGGAACAGATGCTGGGCATTCACGCCAATCCGCGCCTACTGCTCGACCTGACCGAAGAGCAGCGCGACGTAATGCGCATCGCCGGCAAGACGCTTGATACCCTGGCCCGTGAAAACGGCCAGCGCCTTCAGGCCAATATCGAAGCCACCAACCGCTTTCTGAAGGCGGTGGTCACCGCCGTGCACGAACGTGAAAAGGAACGCGCCACCTGCTACACCCCCGAAGGCGCCGTTGAAGGCGATCCGACCCAGGCCTACCGCAAGGCCGTAACCTTTAATGAAACGCTTTAG
- a CDS encoding flagellar biosynthesis regulator FlaF — protein sequence MAQKDPISVIASSAGDDAFALTEAAVALSRALATADKPALAAALEGNFQLWVGIRTLVSRSDNPLPQDVKDNLIRLSQYTAQKTFELHDGVDEDTVESLINTNLQIAEGLLEGQAKLT from the coding sequence ATGGCCCAGAAAGACCCGATCAGCGTTATCGCGAGCAGTGCCGGAGACGACGCCTTCGCCTTGACCGAGGCCGCCGTCGCCCTGTCGCGGGCCCTGGCGACCGCCGACAAGCCGGCGTTGGCCGCCGCTCTCGAGGGGAATTTTCAGTTGTGGGTAGGGATCCGCACCCTGGTATCGCGCAGCGATAATCCGCTGCCCCAGGATGTCAAAGACAACCTGATCCGCCTCAGCCAGTACACCGCCCAAAAAACCTTCGAGCTGCACGACGGCGTGGACGAGGATACGGTGGAATCGTTGATCAACACCAACCTTCAGATCGCCGAAGGTCTGCTGGAAGGCCAAGCCAAGCTCACTTAG
- the flgH gene encoding flagellar basal body L-ring protein FlgH, protein MRRHSTRKTVARVAVVALAVGVLAGCNTFKRLSEIGDGPAMSGVDNPTLRPDYRPVSMPMPAPMVAEPNPSSLWVPGARSFFKDQRAGEVGDLLTVIVDISNEKATFANNLSRTRGNKEGANLTSFLGFEGTLADVLPDGVDPASLTSFGSDSKHTGNGSMARSETVSMRLAAVVLQILPNGNFVIAGKQEVRVNGELRELTVTGVIRPEDIRSDNTIFWHQIAEARISYGGRGTVTDMVEPRYGQQVYDILFPF, encoded by the coding sequence ATGCGCCGCCATTCCACTCGAAAGACCGTCGCCAGGGTTGCCGTGGTGGCCTTGGCCGTGGGTGTCCTGGCCGGATGCAACACCTTCAAGCGCCTGTCGGAAATCGGCGACGGGCCAGCGATGAGCGGTGTGGACAATCCCACGCTGCGCCCCGATTACCGGCCCGTCAGCATGCCGATGCCCGCGCCGATGGTCGCCGAGCCCAATCCCAGCAGCCTGTGGGTTCCCGGTGCCCGCTCCTTCTTCAAGGATCAGCGAGCCGGCGAGGTCGGCGACCTGCTGACCGTCATCGTCGACATCAGCAATGAAAAAGCCACCTTCGCCAATAACCTGTCGCGCACCAGGGGGAATAAGGAGGGGGCCAATCTCACCAGTTTCCTGGGCTTTGAAGGAACACTGGCCGATGTTCTGCCCGATGGCGTCGACCCCGCCAGCCTGACCTCCTTCGGCTCGGACAGCAAACATACCGGGAACGGTTCCATGGCGCGCTCGGAAACCGTCAGCATGCGGCTGGCCGCCGTTGTTTTGCAGATCCTGCCCAATGGCAATTTCGTCATCGCCGGCAAGCAGGAGGTCCGGGTCAACGGCGAATTGCGCGAACTGACCGTCACCGGCGTCATCCGACCCGAGGATATCCGTTCGGACAACACCATCTTCTGGCATCAGATCGCCGAGGCGCGCATCTCCTACGGCGGCCGGGGAACGGTTACCGATATGGTCGAACCGCGCTATGGCCAGCAGGTTTACGACATCCTCTTCCCCTTCTAA
- a CDS encoding flagellin: MASTIERVGTYSQRSSLVGQMLAIQKRLTDTQTQVNTEQKSQDYTGLSADAFRLVSMENESSRVSQFMKTNTVVSSRLKVASTSVEAVDKTVRDFRSQLSLFSQVDLTKPLTDEETTKLKDLQNRAFEALKSTEYYLNNQHDGSYLFAGGRTDTPPVDIPYNTLEEFQNVFNGKTVTYPQSRAANLADAKVAGTMTVAPGALATDPGTITAAAGSFIDATKTETGVGGDLTFTAANNTVASPQFVGTTIAAGDVIRVDMGATGPLPVDATGNYGGNERFYTVKAVDATTGTLTLESSPPVTNEAVAGAWTISVPKVMPGQVSVSGAGANDQTYTVSDISADGTTLYITPPPGATTTTAVTVAPHVYYQGDELSTQQRIDDDRSITTGINAKNPAFEKALRAMAIIAQGDLQSNPGRVQQALNLLGDSVDHSPQNTSELSGDLTDVAQVIGLNQATVKRTSTEQQSYLTFLQNRSGDIETVDKTEALVRLSDDAQALQASFAAFSRITSLSLVSYL; this comes from the coding sequence ATGGCATCGACAATCGAACGGGTCGGCACCTATTCCCAGCGCAGCTCCCTGGTCGGCCAGATGCTGGCCATCCAGAAGCGGCTGACGGACACCCAGACCCAGGTCAATACCGAACAAAAATCCCAGGATTACACCGGGCTGTCGGCCGACGCCTTCCGGCTGGTTAGCATGGAAAATGAATCCTCGCGGGTCAGCCAGTTCATGAAGACCAACACCGTCGTCTCGTCGCGACTGAAAGTGGCGAGCACCTCGGTGGAGGCGGTCGACAAGACGGTGCGGGATTTCCGCAGCCAATTGTCCCTGTTCTCCCAGGTCGATCTCACCAAGCCCTTGACCGACGAGGAAACCACCAAGCTCAAGGACTTACAAAACCGTGCCTTTGAGGCTCTCAAAAGCACGGAGTATTACCTCAACAACCAGCACGATGGCAGCTATCTGTTCGCCGGCGGCCGCACCGACACGCCGCCCGTCGACATCCCCTATAATACCCTTGAGGAATTCCAGAACGTCTTTAACGGCAAGACGGTGACCTATCCGCAGTCGCGCGCCGCCAATCTGGCCGACGCCAAGGTGGCGGGCACGATGACCGTGGCGCCGGGGGCCCTGGCCACCGATCCCGGCACGATCACCGCCGCCGCCGGCAGCTTCATCGACGCCACCAAGACCGAAACCGGGGTCGGCGGCGATCTGACCTTCACGGCGGCCAACAACACCGTCGCCAGCCCGCAGTTCGTTGGCACCACCATCGCCGCCGGTGATGTCATCCGCGTTGACATGGGGGCGACCGGCCCGCTGCCCGTCGACGCAACGGGCAATTACGGGGGCAACGAGCGCTTCTATACGGTCAAGGCGGTTGATGCCACCACCGGAACCCTTACGCTCGAATCCAGCCCGCCGGTGACCAACGAAGCCGTCGCCGGGGCCTGGACGATCAGCGTGCCCAAGGTCATGCCCGGCCAGGTCTCGGTCTCGGGCGCCGGCGCCAATGATCAAACTTATACGGTCAGCGATATTTCCGCCGATGGCACGACGCTTTACATCACGCCGCCGCCCGGCGCCACCACGACCACCGCCGTCACCGTCGCCCCCCATGTCTATTACCAGGGCGACGAGTTGAGCACCCAGCAGCGCATCGACGACGACCGGTCGATCACCACGGGGATCAACGCCAAGAACCCGGCTTTTGAAAAAGCCCTACGGGCGATGGCGATCATCGCCCAGGGGGATTTGCAGAGCAATCCGGGGCGGGTTCAGCAAGCCTTGAATTTGCTGGGCGACTCGGTCGACCATTCGCCGCAGAACACCAGCGAACTCAGCGGCGATCTGACCGATGTCGCCCAGGTGATCGGTCTCAATCAGGCCACCGTCAAGCGCACCAGCACCGAGCAGCAGTCCTATCTGACCTTCTTGCAAAACCGCTCGGGCGATATCGAAACCGTCGACAAGACCGAGGCCCTGGTTCGCCTGTCCGACGATGCCCAGGCCCTGCAGGCGTCTTTCGCCGCCTTCTCGCGCATCACCTCGCTGTCGCTGGTCAGCTACCTGTAG
- a CDS encoding flagellar basal body P-ring protein FlgI — protein sequence MTSTMTAPAGFLPRVGRLIAVALTAVFLLAPTGAEAASRIKDLADFEGVRDNILVGYGLVVGLKGTGDKLDDVTFTKESLIGMLERLGVNTREGKLDPDNVAAVMVTGTLPPFARQGSRIDVTISALGTAKSLAGGTLMVTPLIGADGEVYAVAQGQAQIGGYAVQGQSASVQKGVPTSGRIPNGALVEAEVPFNLSAMESVKISLRNPDFTTARRIAQAINAFLGTELARPLDPGTVLVAVTAGYEGNAVALLTDIEQLLVEPDTVARVVIDEATGTIVIGEKVRINTVAIAQGNLTIRVTETPQVSQPAPFSQGGQTAVVPRTNIQVDEGKDNKLTVVNGGVNLQDLVNSLNALGVGPRDMISILQAIKSAGAMQAEIQVM from the coding sequence ATGACGTCCACGATGACAGCTCCTGCCGGTTTCCTCCCGCGCGTCGGCCGCTTGATCGCGGTCGCGCTGACCGCGGTTTTTTTGCTCGCGCCAACCGGAGCCGAAGCTGCCTCGCGGATCAAGGATCTCGCCGATTTCGAAGGGGTTCGGGATAATATTTTGGTCGGATACGGGCTGGTGGTCGGCCTCAAAGGCACCGGCGACAAGCTTGATGACGTGACCTTCACCAAGGAATCGCTGATCGGCATGCTCGAACGCCTGGGGGTGAACACCCGCGAAGGCAAACTCGACCCCGACAACGTGGCCGCGGTGATGGTGACAGGCACCCTGCCGCCCTTCGCCCGCCAGGGCTCGCGCATCGACGTGACGATCAGCGCCTTGGGCACCGCGAAAAGCCTGGCCGGCGGCACCTTGATGGTGACGCCGCTGATCGGCGCCGATGGCGAGGTCTATGCCGTCGCCCAGGGTCAGGCCCAGATCGGCGGCTATGCGGTCCAGGGGCAGTCGGCCTCGGTGCAAAAGGGCGTGCCGACCAGCGGCCGCATTCCCAATGGGGCGCTGGTCGAAGCCGAGGTGCCTTTTAATCTCAGCGCCATGGAAAGCGTCAAGATCAGCTTGCGCAACCCCGATTTCACCACAGCGCGGCGCATCGCCCAGGCGATCAACGCCTTTCTCGGCACCGAATTGGCCCGGCCGCTTGATCCGGGCACGGTTTTGGTCGCGGTGACCGCCGGCTACGAAGGCAATGCGGTGGCCCTGTTGACCGATATCGAGCAGTTGCTGGTCGAGCCCGACACCGTGGCCCGCGTCGTCATCGACGAGGCAACTGGCACCATCGTCATCGGCGAAAAGGTCCGCATCAACACCGTGGCCATCGCCCAGGGCAATCTGACCATCCGCGTCACCGAGACCCCGCAGGTGTCCCAGCCCGCCCCCTTCAGTCAGGGCGGCCAGACCGCGGTGGTGCCGCGCACCAATATCCAGGTCGACGAAGGCAAGGACAACAAGCTGACCGTTGTCAACGGCGGAGTTAATCTGCAAGACCTCGTCAACAGCCTGAACGCCCTGGGCGTCGGTCCGCGCGACATGATCTCGATCCTGCAGGCCATCAAATCGGCCGGCGCCATGCAAGCCGAAATTCAGGTGATGTGA
- the flgK gene encoding flagellar hook-associated protein FlgK, with product MSLNLALSAGISGLQTAQKGLDLVSHNLANINTPGYTRKIFNPESVVLNGSGVGVQTGTIARRVDEGLNRDLREELAKYTEYKTKASYYQRMQDLFGKPASNNSISHNLTAFGQQFDTLALETDKSTQQMATVRSAQELTSQFNTISTRLQQMRLTADQDIAGAVAEVNGHLKNIDTLNDEITLGVATGRDVTDLQDKRDLEVQQLTELVDVTTFERPGGALVVYTKGGSTLLDADPIPVSFTASSSVTAWDSKGGGDFSAISVGGSDITGEIGAGKLAALIDMRDKTVPAYQSQMDELAGKFSDSINQIHNRGTSQPTIANSYSGTTTFIAPATQTMALTTGDVAITLFNADGTQKATTTLKTIVPAVATGEDISTVTTAIQTWLNSGTGGGLTGATATVDANGKVQIKLGTNTASLAFRDQASTTAGSTAGDVTIAYDADGNGTTDQTVSGFANFLGLNDMFVANRGQWMADSDVKAQNWTPNVGGALTFYDSNNPPGGTAIGTLTIAPNETLKDIALKINSDTALSAKLEAEVVQDGDGYRLRIKDRAGKDMVITQTAGVGTGLIEQLGLKDSKAGLSGQLRVNQSLLDDSSRISRGAVLFNSDTGQYYISAGDNTTANQLAKSFQTAVSFDAAGGVTTGARSFSDYAALTLSQNASEASAVATTVSYQSQLADTLQLKSAEISAVNMDEELSQLLVWEQMYRASAKVISAAADMLDVLNSIIR from the coding sequence ATGAGCCTGAATCTCGCCCTGTCCGCCGGAATCAGTGGACTTCAGACAGCCCAGAAAGGGCTCGATCTGGTTTCCCACAATCTGGCGAACATCAACACGCCGGGCTATACCCGGAAGATCTTCAACCCGGAAAGCGTCGTCCTCAACGGCAGCGGCGTCGGTGTGCAGACCGGCACGATCGCCCGGCGCGTCGACGAGGGTCTCAACCGGGACCTGCGCGAAGAGCTGGCCAAATACACCGAATACAAAACCAAGGCGTCCTACTACCAGCGCATGCAGGACCTGTTTGGCAAGCCGGCCTCGAACAACTCGATCAGCCATAACCTGACGGCCTTCGGTCAGCAGTTCGATACCCTGGCGCTCGAGACCGACAAATCGACCCAGCAGATGGCCACGGTGCGCTCGGCCCAGGAACTGACCAGCCAGTTCAACACCATCTCCACCCGTTTGCAGCAGATGCGCCTGACCGCCGATCAGGATATCGCCGGCGCGGTGGCCGAGGTTAACGGCCACCTCAAGAACATCGACACCCTGAACGACGAGATCACCCTGGGGGTGGCCACCGGTCGCGACGTGACCGATCTTCAGGACAAGCGCGACCTTGAGGTTCAGCAACTGACCGAACTGGTCGATGTCACGACGTTTGAGCGCCCGGGCGGCGCCCTGGTGGTTTATACCAAGGGCGGATCAACCCTGCTCGACGCCGATCCGATCCCCGTCAGTTTCACCGCGTCCAGTTCGGTCACCGCCTGGGACAGCAAGGGCGGCGGCGATTTTTCGGCGATCTCGGTCGGCGGCAGCGATATCACCGGCGAAATCGGCGCCGGCAAGCTGGCCGCCCTGATCGACATGCGCGACAAGACCGTCCCCGCCTATCAATCGCAGATGGACGAACTGGCCGGCAAGTTCAGCGACTCGATCAACCAGATCCACAACCGCGGCACCAGCCAGCCGACCATCGCCAATTCCTATTCCGGCACCACCACCTTCATCGCGCCGGCCACGCAAACCATGGCCCTGACCACCGGCGACGTGGCGATTACGCTGTTTAACGCCGATGGCACCCAGAAGGCGACGACGACGCTGAAAACGATCGTGCCGGCGGTGGCCACCGGAGAGGATATCTCGACCGTGACCACGGCGATCCAGACCTGGCTCAACTCGGGGACCGGCGGCGGCTTGACCGGGGCCACGGCCACGGTCGACGCCAATGGCAAGGTCCAGATCAAACTCGGCACCAACACCGCCTCGCTGGCCTTCCGCGATCAGGCCTCGACCACCGCCGGATCGACGGCGGGCGATGTGACCATCGCCTATGACGCCGACGGCAATGGCACGACCGATCAGACCGTTTCGGGATTCGCCAATTTCCTTGGCCTCAACGACATGTTCGTCGCCAATCGCGGGCAGTGGATGGCCGACAGCGACGTCAAGGCCCAGAACTGGACGCCCAATGTCGGCGGCGCCCTGACCTTCTATGATAGCAACAATCCCCCCGGCGGAACCGCCATCGGCACGCTGACCATCGCCCCGAACGAAACCCTCAAAGACATCGCCCTCAAGATCAATTCCGATACGGCGCTTTCGGCCAAGCTCGAAGCCGAGGTCGTGCAAGATGGCGACGGCTATCGCCTGCGCATCAAGGATCGCGCCGGCAAGGATATGGTCATCACCCAGACCGCCGGCGTCGGCACCGGGCTGATCGAACAATTGGGCCTGAAGGATTCGAAGGCCGGGCTGTCGGGCCAGTTGCGCGTCAACCAAAGCCTGCTAGATGATTCGTCGCGCATCTCGCGCGGCGCCGTGCTCTTCAATTCCGACACCGGCCAGTACTATATCAGTGCGGGCGACAACACGACGGCCAACCAATTGGCCAAATCCTTCCAAACGGCGGTCTCTTTCGACGCCGCCGGCGGGGTGACGACGGGGGCGCGCAGTTTCTCGGACTATGCGGCCCTGACGCTCAGCCAGAACGCCAGCGAAGCCAGTGCGGTGGCCACCACTGTCAGCTACCAAAGCCAACTCGCCGATACCTTGCAACTGAAGTCGGCCGAAATCAGCGCCGTCAATATGGACGAGGAACTCTCTCAACTCCTGGTCTGGGAACAGATGTACCGGGCTTCGGCCAAAGTCATCTCGGCCGCCGCCGACATGCTCGACGTGCTCAACAGCATCATCCGTTAA
- the flgA gene encoding flagellar basal body P-ring formation chaperone FlgA: MSQITPFRPACKPSLAKPSVALPLAALLLGSALGLGAGPWETARAAEVSEGNGAVYAPLTIDAPVSLNRAIDLDGPYLTLGDLFTGVADKASVPVARAPRPGRSAILDADWLDRTARAYEIPWRPHSGLEQAVVTRPGSTVPAERIQEALRVMLNGLGASPDTEIQVTSTQTPLTVPLGASPSIRTLEEQFDPSSGRFSAVLEAPAGEADAERVRISGRLYETREIPVLSRRVGRDEIIGPRDVSFLRERLDRLPPDAITDAADLVGMAPRVAVRDGQPLRRADVVRPTLLKKGALVTMELRMPGIAVSAQGRALDSGAEGDTVRVINTASNQTILATVSGGNRVIVQAPGGLPRQTASR; encoded by the coding sequence ATGTCCCAGATCACCCCGTTCCGCCCCGCCTGCAAGCCGTCCTTGGCCAAGCCGTCCGTGGCCTTGCCTCTGGCCGCCCTGTTGCTTGGCTCGGCGCTGGGTCTGGGCGCCGGTCCCTGGGAAACGGCGCGGGCGGCCGAAGTGTCGGAAGGCAACGGCGCGGTCTACGCCCCGCTGACCATCGATGCGCCGGTCAGCCTCAACCGCGCCATCGACCTTGACGGTCCCTATTTGACGCTGGGCGATTTGTTCACCGGGGTTGCCGACAAGGCCTCGGTGCCCGTCGCCCGGGCGCCGCGCCCCGGGCGCTCGGCCATCCTGGACGCCGACTGGCTTGATCGCACGGCGCGGGCCTATGAAATCCCCTGGCGTCCCCATAGCGGCCTGGAACAGGCGGTGGTCACCCGTCCGGGCTCGACGGTGCCCGCCGAGCGCATCCAGGAAGCGCTGCGCGTCATGCTCAACGGCTTGGGCGCCTCGCCCGACACCGAGATCCAGGTCACCAGCACCCAAACGCCGCTGACCGTGCCGCTGGGGGCCTCGCCCTCCATCCGCACCCTGGAAGAACAGTTCGATCCGAGCAGCGGCCGCTTCTCGGCGGTGCTGGAGGCCCCGGCCGGCGAAGCCGATGCCGAGCGCGTTCGCATCTCCGGGCGGCTGTACGAGACCCGCGAGATTCCGGTGCTGTCGCGCCGAGTTGGCCGCGACGAGATTATCGGTCCGCGCGATGTCAGCTTCCTGCGCGAGCGACTCGATCGCCTGCCCCCCGACGCCATCACCGATGCCGCCGATCTGGTCGGCATGGCCCCCCGCGTCGCCGTGCGCGACGGTCAGCCGCTGCGCCGGGCCGATGTGGTGCGGCCGACCCTTCTGAAGAAGGGCGCCCTGGTCACCATGGAACTGCGCATGCCCGGCATCGCCGTCAGCGCCCAGGGCCGGGCCTTGGATAGCGGTGCCGAAGGCGATACGGTGCGGGTGATCAACACCGCCTCCAATCAGACCATTCTGGCCACCGTCAGCGGCGGCAACCGGGTGATCGTCCAGGCCCCGGGCGGCCTGCCCCGCCAGACCGCCAGCCGCTAG
- the dksA gene encoding RNA polymerase-binding protein DksA: protein MAVTFPPDYRPSDDEPFMNERHREYFRQKLIQWKIELLREAEETLESLQEGGMQEADLADRASAEMDRALELRTRDRARKLIAKIDAALMRIEDGSYGFCEETGEPIGLRRLEARPIATLSLEAQERHERMERTHRQD, encoded by the coding sequence ATGGCCGTGACATTTCCGCCGGACTATCGACCGTCCGACGACGAGCCGTTCATGAACGAGAGGCATCGCGAGTATTTTCGTCAGAAGCTGATTCAGTGGAAGATCGAGTTGCTGCGGGAAGCCGAGGAAACCCTGGAGAGTCTCCAGGAAGGCGGCATGCAGGAAGCCGATCTCGCCGACCGGGCTTCTGCCGAAATGGACCGGGCCCTTGAACTGCGAACCCGCGACCGCGCCCGCAAACTGATCGCCAAGATCGATGCGGCCCTGATGCGGATCGAAGACGGCAGCTATGGCTTTTGCGAAGAAACCGGCGAGCCCATCGGCTTGCGTCGTCTGGAAGCGCGGCCCATCGCCACGCTGAGCCTGGAAGCCCAGGAGCGCCACGAGCGCATGGAACGAACACATCGCCAAGACTAA
- a CDS encoding flagellar assembly protein FliX — MKIGGIRPGESAPTRKSEKSGKAEKGVFGNHLRRALDDEDDGEGGALEAASAIAGVGGLLALQEADSVDASDPGERRRRQARPGVTMLDELDRLRIAVIDGVVSKDDLIALARSTRSRRDANLDPQLGALLDEIELRVEVELAKLTSR, encoded by the coding sequence ATGAAGATCGGCGGAATTCGACCCGGCGAAAGCGCTCCGACCCGCAAGTCCGAGAAATCGGGCAAGGCCGAGAAGGGCGTCTTCGGCAATCATTTGCGGCGCGCCCTTGACGACGAGGATGACGGCGAGGGCGGCGCCCTTGAAGCGGCCTCGGCGATCGCCGGCGTCGGCGGGCTGCTCGCCCTTCAGGAGGCCGACAGCGTCGATGCGAGCGACCCGGGCGAGCGCCGCCGCCGGCAGGCCCGGCCCGGAGTGACGATGCTTGACGAGCTTGATCGGCTGCGGATCGCCGTGATCGATGGCGTGGTTTCCAAAGATGACCTGATCGCCCTGGCGCGATCGACGCGCAGCCGGCGCGACGCCAATCTTGATCCCCAATTGGGCGCCCTGCTCGACGAAATCGAACTTCGTGTCGAAGTCGAACTCGCCAAGTTAACCAGTCGTTAA